ATATGCTACAGCCAGCAGCTTTTATATAAGTAATTGCTTGTACTCACCAACAGATGTTGTAGGTGAAGTGACAGCCTCCGGGGACCCCACACGGTATGCTGTGGCGAGATCAGGACTTTCACAATTGAACGCTAGTGCAGAGAAGCTTGAGGTAAAAAAAAATCATTGTTAGTGCAATAAAGAACCAACAATTTAAGCAAATAACAGCAGCAGCAATATATATTCATCAACAGATCCCAGAGGCCATTGTTTCTGAAAAAAGCGTTCAGAGAAATTGCAGAGACCACCCAGTACAAACTGGCTCACTTTGTATCAAAATATGCAGAAGTTCTGAAGACTCGAACAGAGAAATTTAAATTGATGTCACATGTTTATTAATGGCATAAAGCAATCTCAAATTTTCATATGAAGTTCACAAAATAATCTCTATGCTACTATTTTTTTTTGTTAACATTCAGCTTAGTGAACTCAAATGTTTTTTTCTTTATTCTTATAAGGTGATTGGATCTCTGTGGGTACTTGCAATAGTTGGAGATACTTGCAGATTCACCACATTGTTATATGTTGGTAAGTATCATTGAGAGTGGATGCTCCAAGGGATGCATCAGCAAGTGCACAGCACAGTACAAAGcatgcaaaagaaaaaaaaagatgtgATAGCCCTGGTATGTGATTGCCATCAGCAGCAGCAATATATATTCAGTACACATGTACATGAGGGTTAAGCCATCACTCAACACGTCGGGAGCAAAGCAAAACAGGAATAGTGGGTCGTAGTAACAGGTCAATCAAACATCAAGAAATTGCTATAGTAAAAGAAATATTTAGCATCTGAAGGAAAGGTTTGTGCAGATATCTCACCGGATCACCATGTGATGGGAGAGGGGCGGGATCCAAGCTTTGAGGGTTCTCATTGTAGCGGCGAGGTGATGGAGTTGGGGCTGAACCGTCTGGAGGCAATACCAATGGTGACGAAGGTCTGGCCATCGAGACTGCTGCAGGGAAGCTTCGCTCTTGCTGATGATGGGATCCAAGACCGAGAGGCAGGGATGCTGACTCCATCGCGGAGCTCTTGACAGTGGGTCTCCGTTTTGGTGGACAGGGACGATGAGGCGTGGCTGCGTAGGGAGGAGCAGCCAGCAGTGAGAGGCGGGGGAGGTGCGGAACGGTGCTGTCTcgaggggcggcgctgtgccGAGGAAGGAGGAGAGTGCCGCCAGGTCGATCCTAGGGTTGATTGGGGTCAATCGGATCAGAACCCTACTGTCCCTCTTTTGTTTAGGGCCGAACCGCTTCCGCCCACCGGCTAAAACAAGGAGCGGATCGACTTCACAAGTAGATCGAACCGAACCCCTTGCAGATTAAACATATTATGTAAAATTCTTTCGTTTAGCGAAGAGGCCTTATATCAGACAAATGCTAAAAAATTAACATAAATGTTTCTTAGAATTATAGTCACTGAAAACTTTGGGTTCAAATATAGTCTTCGCGCATATGCATGGAAAGAAACGGATCTAGAATCAAAATAATCGGAATTGAAAACTAGCAAATAGTAGCTAGCAACGCACGATGACTTGCTCAACCCCCAAATGTGAATATGCATGAATGCTAAGAGAGCTCGAGTAAACATTATAGTGATAAGAGAGCCAAGCACTTGATCGCTCAAACCAATTTGCTAAAAAAAAACAAACTTGCTCCGTCCATGATAAGAGAACTTGAGTAACATCCAGTGACACTGATGGGCTGGTGTATTATTTGGTCCTTGCTTAGGCACGAGTGATAACGACATGCCACAGCGATATTTCGACAACATTAAAGGTGCAGATGTCCCCTACTTTGAGCTCATTCTCCTGGCTGAACTTCTTCCTGCCGGACCCAAGGAGGTAGCAACCATTCCTTTGCTTGGTACCACGAATCAGCCAAGACCTGGTGCTGTTGATTGAGGTCTTGAGTGTGATCATGCAGGGTTCCTGCAATTCGATTGCATCGCAGAATCCCTGCGCCAAAACCTGCAATAGTTGTAACGAAATGGGTTAGATAACTGATATCTCCCGTAAGTGATTGTCAGCGATCCATGAATATATCAGTGGATGAATACTGGCAGCTGATCAAACTCCTTTTCACATGTTGATAAAAAATCATTCAAGCACATATCATAGATGACAAATGTTATAGAAGTGCCAATTAAATACTATGCCAAACTAAGTACTACAATATACTGATTTGTATCCTCTGGTATGCATCTATCCTTAGCACATATCAAATATATGAGCTCATGATCAGATTCTCCAAAATAACATGCAAAGATTGTTAAAGAAAATATCAGAGGCCTTGACACATATATCTATAAGATGATTCATATTTTGATGACAACCGGTCGACTTTGTCGCAATCTGATTTTTCTATATGAACATGTAAATCTCATGATGATGCTTACAAGATGCTTATCTCATATAAATCTCAGAGGCCTTGATCTCCTTCTTTATCCAAGTTGGCGGGCCTATCTTATATGCGGACCTCGTGTACGATGATGCCTTGCTCAAATAAATCATGGAGCCTTGTGGCCTCAGTTGTTCTTCACTACCTAACCTTTGGTTGACGCTCTTGCGCTCCATACTGGAAGAACAAGGTGATTCCTTTTTCTTATCAATATCTATTGACGTTGATGCTCCATAAGAAAAAAGGAACATGTGTTCAGTGTTTAACTCACACAATCCCATATTAGGAGATCCCAAAATATCGGAAACGTATTTATGGATGCTTACAATGTGTAATGACGACATGCCACAACATGGTCTCGATGACATGGAAGGTGCACAGGTCACCTTTCTTCAGTCTGTTCTCCTCGCAGAAGCATTTCCAACCCTCTCCAAGAAGGTAGCAAACTTTTTTGTATGTGACACCGCGCACTTGCCATGACCTGGTGCTATCTATTGCAGTCTTGAGCGTGATTGTGCAGTCTCTCTGGAACCCAATTGAGTGGCAGAATTTCACTGGCAGAGACTGCAAGATTGTGATCAGATTGATTCCACAACTGATTTCATTAAGCATCAAAGATCATCTGCAGTGGATGAATACTAAATGCTAAGTAAATCTGAACTCATTTTTATGTGGGTTTGATGACATAAATTTGCACAAACGCATATGAAAAGATGATACAAAAGATATCGTTTCTGTTAAAGTGTTTCTTCAGAAATATTTAGTTATCCTGGTTAAGGCATAAGCGAGGCAAGTTGGTTTTGAGGAGTGCTTACAATAAGGCGCTCAAGCATGTAGGCTGTGATCTTCTTTTTTACCCAAGCTGGTGGCCCAATCTGATAGTCAAGTCCATTCAGTGGTGATGCATTGTTCAAAGATGTCACGGAGCTTTTTGACCTC
The sequence above is drawn from the Panicum hallii strain FIL2 chromosome 7, PHallii_v3.1, whole genome shotgun sequence genome and encodes:
- the LOC112900602 gene encoding LOW QUALITY PROTEIN: putative B3 domain-containing protein Os04g0347400 (The sequence of the model RefSeq protein was modified relative to this genomic sequence to represent the inferred CDS: deleted 1 base in 1 codon; substituted 1 base at 1 genomic stop codon), coding for MIKQLKVLMPPSFHKLPISDELAGCFDASSGGGTGVPGPTALVVSPFGKVWRVDVGRDGDGKFLGRGWADFLAAHGIIGVGWFVVLRHEGRGVLTVKAFDTVFCIKEFAATTAVMTSGSSKGVYCKPRFLTIIQQDSMEEMKIPARFVKHYITEECLNRQMAVVVSPLGKFWRIKLQNDQSGVFFAGVWSQFLAFHGISEGEVLLLRYEGNMVFKFKVFEISGCQKDLKNHNTSIQQDCIKQESPSPIKKRKADNERASSDEEKRSKSSVTSLNNASPLNGLDYQIGPPAWVKKKITAYMLERLISLPVKFCHSIGFQRDCTITLKTAIDSTRSWQVRGVTYKKVCYLLGEGWKCFCEENRLKKGDLCTFHVIETMLWHVVITHSSTSIDIDKKKESPCSSSMERKSVNQRLGSEEQLRPQGSMIYLSKASSYTRSAYKIGPPTWIKKEIKASEIYMRXVLAQGFCDAIELQEPCMITLKTSINSTRSWLIRGTKQRNGCYLLGSGRKKFSQENELKVGDICTFNVVEISLWHVVITRA